The following proteins come from a genomic window of Yinghuangia sp. ASG 101:
- a CDS encoding TetR/AcrR family transcriptional regulator, giving the protein MTEARGRRGPYRKSIERREHILDAALEVFAEHGDGGALLQEIADRVGVKLPSLMYYFPSRDELLLAVVERRDTLGAKPAGEARDPIESAGDTIRRGMAQPGLVKLVATMATAAADPAHPGHLFFIERYRRMSADVARTLKADQDRGTVRGDASADHMARLLLAAIDGLLRQWLIDPSTDPVPALETFVRLCGYAADADAEART; this is encoded by the coding sequence GTGACCGAGGCGAGAGGGCGGCGCGGCCCGTACCGGAAGAGCATCGAGCGGCGCGAACACATTTTGGACGCCGCGCTCGAGGTGTTCGCGGAGCACGGGGACGGCGGGGCGCTGCTCCAGGAGATCGCCGACCGCGTCGGCGTCAAACTCCCGTCGCTGATGTACTACTTCCCGTCGCGCGACGAACTGCTGCTGGCCGTCGTCGAACGACGCGACACCCTCGGCGCGAAGCCGGCCGGGGAGGCCCGCGACCCGATCGAGTCCGCGGGCGACACGATCCGGCGCGGCATGGCACAGCCCGGACTCGTGAAGCTCGTCGCCACCATGGCCACTGCCGCCGCCGACCCCGCCCACCCCGGCCACCTGTTCTTCATCGAGCGCTACCGGCGCATGAGCGCCGACGTCGCCCGCACCCTGAAGGCCGACCAGGACAGGGGAACGGTGCGCGGCGACGCGTCCGCCGACCACATGGCCAGGCTGCTGCTCGCGGCCATCGACGGACTGCTGCGGCAGTGGCTGATCGACCCGTCGACCGACCCCGTCCCCGCCCTGGAGACGTTCGTACGCCTGTGCGGGTACGCCGCGGACGCCGACGCGGAGGCCCGCACGTGA